Proteins encoded by one window of Vibrio panuliri:
- the pyrB gene encoding aspartate carbamoyltransferase — protein sequence MTNTLYNKHIISIPELSRTELELIVQTAGQLKAEPNPNLIKNKVVASCFFEPSTRTRLSFETAIQRIGGDVIGFDNAGNTSLANKGETLADSIQVISTYVDAFVMRHPREGAARLASEFSNGVPVINAGDGANQHPTQTLLDLYTISETQGRLDNINIAFVGDLKYGRTVHSLTQALAKFNNVRFFFVAPEALAMPDYICEELDEASIEYSLHTDMESVIPELDILYMTRVQKERFDESEYAHIKSAYILTASMLEEARSNLKVLHPLPRVDEITTDVDKTPHAYYFQQAENGVYARQALLALVLNQSL from the coding sequence ATGACCAACACGCTTTACAACAAGCACATCATTTCGATTCCAGAGCTATCACGTACAGAGCTCGAGTTAATAGTTCAAACCGCCGGCCAGCTTAAAGCTGAACCCAATCCAAATCTGATAAAAAATAAGGTGGTAGCAAGCTGTTTCTTTGAACCATCCACACGTACTCGTCTTTCATTCGAGACTGCCATTCAACGCATTGGTGGCGATGTGATTGGTTTTGATAATGCTGGAAATACCTCGCTGGCGAACAAAGGCGAAACCCTAGCAGACTCTATTCAGGTTATTTCTACCTATGTCGATGCGTTTGTGATGCGCCACCCGCGCGAGGGAGCCGCGCGCTTAGCTTCTGAGTTTTCTAATGGCGTACCCGTTATCAACGCTGGCGATGGGGCCAACCAGCACCCGACACAAACTCTACTAGACCTATACACCATCTCGGAGACACAAGGTCGCTTAGACAATATCAATATCGCCTTTGTCGGTGACTTAAAGTATGGGCGTACCGTCCATTCACTGACTCAAGCCCTTGCGAAGTTCAACAATGTTCGTTTCTTCTTTGTCGCACCGGAAGCGCTCGCAATGCCTGACTATATTTGCGAAGAGTTAGACGAAGCCAGCATTGAATACAGCTTGCATACCGATATGGAAAGCGTGATTCCAGAACTGGATATTCTCTACATGACACGCGTGCAAAAAGAACGTTTTGATGAGTCAGAGTATGCCCACATTAAATCTGCCTATATTTTGACCGCGTCAATGCTGGAAGAAGCTCGCAGTAATCTTAAAGTGCTACATCCACTACCACGTGTTGATGAGATCACGACAGATGTCGATAAAACCCCCCATGCTTACTACTTCCAACAAGCTGAAAATGGCGTATATGCCCGTCAAGCCTTGTTAGCTTTAGTTTTAAATCAATCACTGTAA
- the djlA gene encoding co-chaperone DjlA — MHIFGKILGTFFGFLFGGLFGALFGLFLGHQFDKARRLSQAGFNSSPFSHGPSQAQKQDEFFKAAFAVMGHLAKAKGQVTPEEIQLASAMMDRMNLHGEQRKAAQDAFREGKSADFPLDSVLERVKISSGGRFDLLQFFLELQISAAFADGEIHPSERDLLHRVAQRLGFSAQQLEQRLRMQEAAFRFQRGGFGAHGGGQQQSGQWQQASSASQLSDAYKVLGVDEDADAKTVKRAHRKLMNEHHPDKLMAKGLPPEMMNVAKEKSQEIQNAYDLIKKVKGFK, encoded by the coding sequence ATGCATATTTTTGGCAAAATTCTCGGTACTTTTTTTGGCTTTCTGTTTGGTGGGCTGTTTGGCGCACTATTTGGTCTTTTCCTTGGCCATCAGTTCGATAAAGCTCGTCGGCTTAGCCAAGCTGGTTTTAACTCCTCGCCTTTTAGTCATGGTCCTAGTCAGGCTCAGAAACAAGATGAGTTCTTCAAAGCTGCATTCGCAGTCATGGGGCATCTAGCTAAAGCTAAAGGTCAAGTGACGCCTGAAGAGATCCAGTTAGCGAGTGCGATGATGGATCGAATGAACTTACATGGTGAGCAACGTAAAGCCGCGCAGGATGCCTTTCGAGAGGGTAAATCAGCCGACTTTCCGCTCGATTCAGTGCTTGAACGCGTCAAAATTTCATCCGGCGGACGTTTTGATTTACTGCAGTTTTTTTTAGAGCTACAGATTTCAGCAGCGTTTGCCGATGGTGAAATTCATCCAAGTGAGCGCGATTTATTGCATCGTGTCGCTCAGCGATTAGGTTTTTCTGCGCAGCAATTGGAACAGCGCCTGCGTATGCAAGAAGCGGCCTTTCGTTTTCAACGAGGTGGTTTTGGCGCTCATGGGGGCGGTCAGCAGCAATCAGGCCAGTGGCAACAAGCTTCTTCTGCCAGCCAACTGAGTGATGCTTATAAAGTACTGGGGGTCGATGAAGATGCCGATGCTAAAACCGTTAAGCGTGCTCACCGTAAACTGATGAATGAACACCATCCAGATAAGCTAATGGCGAAAGGTTTACCACCAGAGATGATGAACGTGGCGAAAGAAAAATCACAAGAGATTCAAAATGCTTACGATTTGATCAAAAAGGTGAAAGGCTTTAAATAG
- a CDS encoding PhoH family protein, protein MGDTDRKLFVLDTNILLHEPFAIFSFQEHDVVIPMTVLEELDRIKDSKRDVARDARVAIRALEALFKDATPDEISEGIPISRDKGSTGHIAILADFELQETIKAFADKAGDNRILNATLYLQNKRAPREVILVTKDINMRLRAKGAGVRFVEDYRSDQLIDDVQYLTKGFQQIEGDFWSNVDQVESKNLAGRTYHTLAREPFEPTYLNQYVIDDDSDFVGRVAQVDADSITLQDLSRERLMHRRAWDITPKNIYQAMALDALLDPDIDLVILTGAAGSGKTLLALAAALEQNIEKNMFDKIIVTRNTPDIGESIGFLPGSEEEKMLPWLAAVTDTLEALHKNDHCTEGSLKYICDKANIQFKSINFMRGRSIQNAFVLLDECQNLTASQIKTIITRCGEGTKIVCSGNLAQIDSHYLTPVTSGLTYMVERFKNFEGSANIHLNGVVRSRLAEYAEENL, encoded by the coding sequence ATGGGTGATACGGACAGAAAACTCTTCGTTCTCGATACCAATATTCTACTTCACGAACCTTTCGCCATTTTTTCCTTTCAAGAACACGATGTGGTTATCCCCATGACAGTGTTAGAAGAGCTGGACCGAATTAAAGATAGTAAGCGCGATGTCGCTCGCGATGCTCGAGTTGCGATACGTGCATTAGAAGCCCTATTTAAAGATGCCACTCCGGATGAGATATCGGAAGGTATCCCAATCAGTCGCGACAAGGGAAGTACAGGTCACATCGCGATACTCGCCGATTTTGAACTGCAAGAGACCATCAAAGCGTTTGCCGATAAAGCGGGTGACAACCGTATTCTTAACGCAACGCTGTATTTACAAAACAAACGCGCTCCTCGAGAAGTCATTTTAGTCACCAAAGATATCAATATGCGTCTACGCGCGAAAGGTGCTGGCGTGCGGTTTGTTGAAGATTATCGTAGTGACCAATTAATTGACGATGTGCAGTACCTCACCAAAGGTTTTCAACAAATTGAAGGGGATTTTTGGTCGAATGTCGATCAAGTTGAAAGTAAAAACCTGGCCGGACGCACCTATCACACTCTGGCTCGAGAACCTTTTGAGCCCACCTACCTTAATCAATACGTGATTGATGACGACAGTGACTTTGTCGGGCGAGTCGCTCAGGTCGATGCTGACTCGATTACATTGCAAGATCTCAGTCGAGAGCGCCTAATGCATCGTCGGGCATGGGATATTACGCCCAAAAATATCTATCAGGCGATGGCGCTTGATGCCCTGCTTGATCCAGACATTGACTTAGTGATCCTCACCGGAGCGGCTGGTAGCGGAAAAACACTACTCGCACTGGCAGCGGCGTTGGAGCAAAACATTGAAAAAAACATGTTTGATAAAATCATCGTCACCCGAAACACACCCGATATTGGCGAATCGATCGGTTTTTTACCCGGCAGTGAAGAAGAAAAAATGCTGCCATGGCTAGCGGCGGTTACCGACACTCTCGAAGCACTGCATAAAAATGATCACTGTACGGAAGGATCCCTAAAATACATCTGTGACAAAGCCAACATTCAGTTCAAATCGATTAATTTTATGCGTGGTCGCTCTATTCAGAATGCCTTCGTGCTATTGGATGAATGTCAAAACCTAACGGCTTCACAAATCAAAACCATCATTACTCGATGTGGCGAAGGAACGAAGATCGTCTGTTCAGGCAACTTGGCACAAATAGACTCTCACTATTTAACCCCTGTCACCTCAGGTTTAACGTATATGGTAGAGCGCTTTAAGAACTTCGAAGGTAGTGCCAACATTCATCTCAATGGTGTGGTTCGCAGCCGCCTTGCAGAATATGCCGAAGAGAATCTCTAA
- a CDS encoding ornithine carbamoyltransferase gives MAFNLRNRNFVKLLDFTPKEIQFLLDLSADLKMAKYSGTEQPKLQGKNIALIFEKASTRTRCAFEVAAFDQGAQVSYIGPSGSQIGHKESMKDTARVLGRMYDGIEYRGFGQPIVEELAEHAGVPVWNGLTDEFHPTQILADFLTMLEHGQGKQLSEISFAYLGDARNNMGNSLMVGAAKMGMDIRLVAPQQFWPEQELVTTCQSIAKQTGAKITLTESVDEGVQGCDFLYTDVWVSMGEAPEAWDERVALMTPYQVNMDVIAKTGNPQVKFMHCLPAFHNDETSVGKEVAEKYGIQGLEVTEEVFESPYSIVFDEAENRMHTIKAVMVATLGN, from the coding sequence ATGGCGTTCAATCTTCGCAACCGTAATTTTGTTAAATTACTCGACTTCACACCAAAAGAGATCCAGTTTTTACTCGATCTTTCTGCCGATCTAAAAATGGCTAAGTACTCAGGTACAGAACAACCTAAATTGCAGGGAAAAAACATCGCACTGATCTTTGAGAAAGCCTCCACCCGAACTCGCTGTGCGTTTGAAGTCGCCGCATTCGATCAAGGTGCACAAGTCTCTTATATCGGCCCCTCAGGGTCGCAAATTGGCCATAAAGAATCGATGAAAGACACCGCACGTGTTTTAGGACGTATGTACGACGGCATCGAATATCGTGGGTTTGGCCAGCCAATTGTCGAAGAGTTAGCTGAACATGCTGGTGTACCAGTGTGGAATGGTTTGACGGATGAGTTTCATCCCACACAAATTTTGGCTGATTTTCTGACGATGCTTGAACACGGACAAGGCAAGCAGTTGTCTGAGATTAGCTTTGCTTACCTTGGTGACGCGCGCAATAACATGGGGAACTCATTGATGGTTGGGGCAGCCAAAATGGGGATGGATATTCGCCTCGTCGCGCCACAGCAGTTTTGGCCAGAGCAAGAATTGGTCACAACTTGTCAATCTATCGCCAAACAGACAGGGGCCAAAATAACGCTGACTGAAAGTGTTGATGAAGGCGTGCAAGGCTGCGACTTTTTATACACCGATGTGTGGGTATCGATGGGCGAAGCTCCAGAGGCATGGGATGAGCGTGTCGCGCTGATGACACCTTATCAAGTGAATATGGACGTAATCGCCAAAACGGGTAACCCACAGGTCAAATTTATGCACTGTCTACCCGCTTTCCACAATGATGAAACAAGCGTGGGCAAAGAAGTCGCAGAAAAATATGGCATACAAGGCTTAGAGGTGACCGAAGAGGTGTTTGAATCGCCGTACTCGATTGTGTTTGATGAAGCGGAAAACCGTATGCATACGATTAAAGCCGTCATGGTTGCGACACTAGGCAACTAA
- a CDS encoding RidA family protein: MTKVLHTESAPAAIGPYVQGVDLGNMVMTSGQIPVNPVTGEVSADIRLQARQSLENVKAVVEASGLGVADIVKMTVFVKDLNDFGAVNEVYGAFFDEHDVTHYPARSCVEVARLPKDVGIEIEAIAIRK; the protein is encoded by the coding sequence ATGACAAAAGTACTTCATACAGAATCGGCACCTGCCGCAATCGGTCCTTACGTTCAAGGTGTAGACTTAGGCAACATGGTGATGACCTCAGGACAAATCCCGGTTAATCCTGTTACAGGTGAAGTTTCTGCCGACATCCGCCTGCAAGCTCGCCAATCTTTAGAGAATGTAAAAGCCGTGGTTGAAGCTTCTGGCCTTGGTGTTGCGGACATTGTGAAAATGACCGTGTTTGTCAAAGATCTGAATGATTTTGGTGCGGTTAATGAAGTGTATGGCGCCTTCTTCGACGAACACGATGTGACTCACTACCCTGCTCGTTCTTGTGTCGAAGTCGCTCGTCTACCAAAAGATGTCGGCATTGAAATTGAAGCGATTGCTATACGTAAATAG
- the pyrI gene encoding aspartate carbamoyltransferase regulatory subunit encodes MAKETQLQVEAIKNGTVIDHIPAQVGIKVLKLFSMHKSKQRVTIGLNLPSSALGHKDLLKIENVFISEEQASKLALYAPHATVNQIENYQVVRKLALTLPERVNNVFACPNTNCITHGEPVESSFKVFEKNHDVRLKCKYCEKVFSREIVTER; translated from the coding sequence ATGGCTAAAGAAACTCAATTGCAGGTTGAAGCAATTAAAAACGGTACGGTCATCGACCATATTCCCGCTCAAGTTGGTATTAAAGTACTGAAACTATTTAGCATGCATAAAAGCAAGCAACGCGTGACGATTGGCTTAAACCTGCCGTCATCCGCATTGGGGCATAAAGACTTACTGAAAATCGAAAATGTTTTTATCAGTGAAGAGCAAGCAAGCAAACTTGCCCTGTATGCTCCGCATGCGACAGTCAACCAGATCGAAAATTATCAAGTGGTTAGAAAGCTTGCACTGACGTTACCAGAACGCGTTAACAATGTGTTTGCGTGCCCAAATACCAACTGTATTACTCATGGCGAACCCGTTGAAAGCAGCTTTAAAGTGTTTGAGAAAAACCACGACGTGCGTTTAAAGTGCAAATACTGTGAAAAAGTGTTCTCTCGCGAAATCGTGACTGAGCGTTAA